Proteins from one Oncorhynchus gorbuscha isolate QuinsamMale2020 ecotype Even-year linkage group LG18, OgorEven_v1.0, whole genome shotgun sequence genomic window:
- the anks1ab gene encoding ankyrin repeat and SAM domain-containing protein 1A isoform X3, producing the protein MSASLLDADPIYATVDHTAKAEARESTLAVAVPPVRLKPPGDLKLTQSLSKPDSDLLVSPLGEEDGGLNSCCESVANCSSGNKQMERSPSFASEWDEIEKLMNLIGAGIESSNDQQRTTDGACSKALDQPVGEWLEHVGLPQYESKLLLNGFDDLRYMGSNVMEDLDLRDMGITDPGHRKKILHAARSLPKVKALGCDGSTSLSTWLDVLGLQEYLPNFLSSGYRTLDCVKNLWELEIVNVLKIGVLGHRKRIIASLAERPYEEAPTKSQISHRLSQIRFQDLLSQTGTSALSQMDPSTSRSMDMLLPLGEAGRRRRAMDQDCSVSLRSYSERPRSHDRQSDRHREPSLTLRPPSQSATYATVSAWHHQPEKLILESCGYEASYLGSMIIRDLRGIESTQEACAKIRKSKDHSRKGPVVILSITYKGVKFIDAATKTIVAEHEIRNISCAAQDPEELCTFAYITKDNKSGHHFCHVFSTVEVTQTYEIILTLGQAFEVAYQLALQTKARQYVPVPPPSLGSEVIETKSSRPTSQQWSSMRRSTGAPPLECRCCYCHTCTTHRPSFLPLHSVSPGVQLTPAFKFPDTKL; encoded by the exons ATGTCAGCCTCCCTCCTGGACGCTGATCCCATCTATGCCACGGTGGACCACACTGCCAAGGCTGAGGCCAGGGAGTCGACATTGGCTGTGGCTGTCCCTCCAGTCAGGCTGAAGCCTCCGGGGGACCTGAAGTTGACCCAGAGCCTCTCCAAGCCGGACTCAGACCTGTTGGTGTCTCCCCTGGGTGAGGAGGATGGGGGTCTGAACAGCTGCTGTGAGTCTGTGGCTAACTGCAGTTCTGGGAACAAACAGATGGAGAGATCGCCCTCCTTCGCCTCCGAGTGGGATGAG ATTGAGAAGCTCATGAACCTGATTGGAGCAGGCATCGAGTCATCCAATGACCAGCAGCGCACCACAG ATGGGGCCTGCAGCAAAGCCCTGGACCAGCCTGTGGGAGAGTGGCTGGAGCATGTGGGGCTGCCGCAGTACGAGAGCAAGCTGCTGCTTAATGGCTTTGACGACCTACGCTACATG GGCAGTAACGTGATGGAGGACTTGGACCTTAGAGATATGGGAATCACTGACCCTGGACACAGAAAGAAGATCCTCCACGCAGCACGCAGCTTGCCCAAG GTGAAGGCCCTGGGCTGTGATGgcagcacctctctctccacctggtTGGATGTGCTAGGTCTGCAGGAGTACCTGCCTAACTTCCTGTCTAGCGGCTACCGTACCTTGGACTGTGTGAAGAACCTATGGGAATTGGAGATTGTCAAC GTGTTGAAAATCGGCGTTCTGGGCCACAGGAAGAGGATCATAGCGTCTCTGGCAGAGCGGCCCTATGAGGAGGCCCCGACCAAATCACAGATCTCTCACCGTCTCTCACAGATCAGG TTTCAGGACTTGTTGTCCCAGACAGGGACCTCTGCTCTGAGTCAGATGGACCCGTCCACCAGTCGCTCCATGGACATGCTCCTGCCCCTGGGAGAGgcaggcaggaggaggagagccaTGGACCAGGACTGCAGTGTGTCCCTGCGCTCCTACAGCGAGAGACCACGCTCTCAT gacagacagagtgacagacataGGGAACCCAGTTTGACCCTTCGGCCGCCTAGCCAGTCTGCCACATACGCTACAGTGTCCGCTTGGCATCACCAGCCTGAGAAACTCATCTTAGAGTCCTGTGGGTATGAGGCCAGT TATTTAGGATCAATGATTATCAGGGATCTACGGGGGATTGAGTCAACTCAAGAAGCCTGTGCCAAAATTAGG AAGTCGAAGGACCATTCAAGAAAGGGTCCTGTTGTCATCCTTTCCATCACCTATAAAGGGGTCAAGTTTATCGACGCAGCCACTAAG ACCATAGTAGCCGAGCATGAGATCAGGAACATCTCCTGTGCGGCCCAGGACCCTGAGGAACTCTGTACCTTCGCCTACATCACCAAGGACAATAAAAGTGGCCACCACTTCTGCCATGTCTTCAGCACTGTAGAAGTG ACCCAGACCTATGAGATCATCCTGACGCTGGGTCAGGCCTTTGAGGTGGCCTATCAGCTGGCTCTCCAGACCAAAGCCAGGCAGTATGTCCCAGTCCCCCCACCATCTCTGGGGTCAGAGGTCATTGAGACCAAATCCAGCCGGCCTACATCACAGCAATGGAGCAGCATGAGGAGATCAACA
- the anks1ab gene encoding ankyrin repeat and SAM domain-containing protein 1A isoform X4, with amino-acid sequence MSASLLDADPIYATVDHTAKAEARESTLAVAVPPVRLKPPGDLKLTQSLSKPDSDLLVSPLGEEDGGLNSCCESVANCSSGNKQMERSPSFASEWDEIEKLMNLIGAGIESSNDQQRTTDGACSKALDQPVGEWLEHVGLPQYESKLLLNGFDDLRYMGSNVMEDLDLRDMGITDPGHRKKILHAARSLPKVKALGCDGSTSLSTWLDVLGLQEYLPNFLSSGYRTLDCVKNLWELEIVNVLKIGVLGHRKRIIASLAERPYEEAPTKSQISHRLSQIRFQDLLSQTGTSALSQMDPSTSRSMDMLLPLGEAGRRRRAMDQDCSVSLRSYSERPRSHDRQSDRHREPSLTLRPPSQSATYATVSAWHHQPEKLILESCGYEASYLGSMIIRDLRGIESTQEACAKIRKSKDHSRKGPVVILSITYKGVKFIDAATKTIVAEHEIRNISCAAQDPEELCTFAYITKDNKSGHHFCHVFSTVEVTQTYEIILTLGQAFEVAYQLALQTKARQYVPVPPPSLGSEVIETKSSRPTSQQWSSMRRSTIDPLEMDTDMQSLGSTTWLFNQRDSNKRPVSTNLSCLARHLPL; translated from the exons ATGTCAGCCTCCCTCCTGGACGCTGATCCCATCTATGCCACGGTGGACCACACTGCCAAGGCTGAGGCCAGGGAGTCGACATTGGCTGTGGCTGTCCCTCCAGTCAGGCTGAAGCCTCCGGGGGACCTGAAGTTGACCCAGAGCCTCTCCAAGCCGGACTCAGACCTGTTGGTGTCTCCCCTGGGTGAGGAGGATGGGGGTCTGAACAGCTGCTGTGAGTCTGTGGCTAACTGCAGTTCTGGGAACAAACAGATGGAGAGATCGCCCTCCTTCGCCTCCGAGTGGGATGAG ATTGAGAAGCTCATGAACCTGATTGGAGCAGGCATCGAGTCATCCAATGACCAGCAGCGCACCACAG ATGGGGCCTGCAGCAAAGCCCTGGACCAGCCTGTGGGAGAGTGGCTGGAGCATGTGGGGCTGCCGCAGTACGAGAGCAAGCTGCTGCTTAATGGCTTTGACGACCTACGCTACATG GGCAGTAACGTGATGGAGGACTTGGACCTTAGAGATATGGGAATCACTGACCCTGGACACAGAAAGAAGATCCTCCACGCAGCACGCAGCTTGCCCAAG GTGAAGGCCCTGGGCTGTGATGgcagcacctctctctccacctggtTGGATGTGCTAGGTCTGCAGGAGTACCTGCCTAACTTCCTGTCTAGCGGCTACCGTACCTTGGACTGTGTGAAGAACCTATGGGAATTGGAGATTGTCAAC GTGTTGAAAATCGGCGTTCTGGGCCACAGGAAGAGGATCATAGCGTCTCTGGCAGAGCGGCCCTATGAGGAGGCCCCGACCAAATCACAGATCTCTCACCGTCTCTCACAGATCAGG TTTCAGGACTTGTTGTCCCAGACAGGGACCTCTGCTCTGAGTCAGATGGACCCGTCCACCAGTCGCTCCATGGACATGCTCCTGCCCCTGGGAGAGgcaggcaggaggaggagagccaTGGACCAGGACTGCAGTGTGTCCCTGCGCTCCTACAGCGAGAGACCACGCTCTCAT gacagacagagtgacagacataGGGAACCCAGTTTGACCCTTCGGCCGCCTAGCCAGTCTGCCACATACGCTACAGTGTCCGCTTGGCATCACCAGCCTGAGAAACTCATCTTAGAGTCCTGTGGGTATGAGGCCAGT TATTTAGGATCAATGATTATCAGGGATCTACGGGGGATTGAGTCAACTCAAGAAGCCTGTGCCAAAATTAGG AAGTCGAAGGACCATTCAAGAAAGGGTCCTGTTGTCATCCTTTCCATCACCTATAAAGGGGTCAAGTTTATCGACGCAGCCACTAAG ACCATAGTAGCCGAGCATGAGATCAGGAACATCTCCTGTGCGGCCCAGGACCCTGAGGAACTCTGTACCTTCGCCTACATCACCAAGGACAATAAAAGTGGCCACCACTTCTGCCATGTCTTCAGCACTGTAGAAGTG ACCCAGACCTATGAGATCATCCTGACGCTGGGTCAGGCCTTTGAGGTGGCCTATCAGCTGGCTCTCCAGACCAAAGCCAGGCAGTATGTCCCAGTCCCCCCACCATCTCTGGGGTCAGAGGTCATTGAGACCAAATCCAGCCGGCCTACATCACAGCAATGGAGCAGCATGAGGAGATCAACA
- the anks1ab gene encoding ankyrin repeat and SAM domain-containing protein 1A isoform X6, with protein MSASLLDADPIYATVDHTAKAEARESTLAVAVPPVRLKPPGDLKLTQSLSKPDSDLLVSPLGEEDGGLNSCCESVANCSSGNKQMERSPSFASEWDEIEKLMNLIGAGIESSNDQQRTTDGACSKALDQPVGEWLEHVGLPQYESKLLLNGFDDLRYMGSNVMEDLDLRDMGITDPGHRKKILHAARSLPKVKALGCDGSTSLSTWLDVLGLQEYLPNFLSSGYRTLDCVKNLWELEIVNVLKIGVLGHRKRIIASLAERPYEEAPTKSQISHRLSQIRFQDLLSQTGTSALSQMDPSTSRSMDMLLPLGEAGRRRRAMDQDCSVSLRSYSERPRSHDRQSDRHREPSLTLRPPSQSATYATVSAWHHQPEKLILESCGYEASYLGSMIIRDLRGIESTQEACAKIRKSKDHSRKGPVVILSITYKGVKFIDAATKTIVAEHEIRNISCAAQDPEELCTFAYITKDNKSGHHFCHVFSTVEVTQTYEIILTLGQAFEVAYQLALQTKARQYVPVPPPSLGSEVIETKSSRPTSQQWSSMRRSTLTPAFKFPDTKL; from the exons ATGTCAGCCTCCCTCCTGGACGCTGATCCCATCTATGCCACGGTGGACCACACTGCCAAGGCTGAGGCCAGGGAGTCGACATTGGCTGTGGCTGTCCCTCCAGTCAGGCTGAAGCCTCCGGGGGACCTGAAGTTGACCCAGAGCCTCTCCAAGCCGGACTCAGACCTGTTGGTGTCTCCCCTGGGTGAGGAGGATGGGGGTCTGAACAGCTGCTGTGAGTCTGTGGCTAACTGCAGTTCTGGGAACAAACAGATGGAGAGATCGCCCTCCTTCGCCTCCGAGTGGGATGAG ATTGAGAAGCTCATGAACCTGATTGGAGCAGGCATCGAGTCATCCAATGACCAGCAGCGCACCACAG ATGGGGCCTGCAGCAAAGCCCTGGACCAGCCTGTGGGAGAGTGGCTGGAGCATGTGGGGCTGCCGCAGTACGAGAGCAAGCTGCTGCTTAATGGCTTTGACGACCTACGCTACATG GGCAGTAACGTGATGGAGGACTTGGACCTTAGAGATATGGGAATCACTGACCCTGGACACAGAAAGAAGATCCTCCACGCAGCACGCAGCTTGCCCAAG GTGAAGGCCCTGGGCTGTGATGgcagcacctctctctccacctggtTGGATGTGCTAGGTCTGCAGGAGTACCTGCCTAACTTCCTGTCTAGCGGCTACCGTACCTTGGACTGTGTGAAGAACCTATGGGAATTGGAGATTGTCAAC GTGTTGAAAATCGGCGTTCTGGGCCACAGGAAGAGGATCATAGCGTCTCTGGCAGAGCGGCCCTATGAGGAGGCCCCGACCAAATCACAGATCTCTCACCGTCTCTCACAGATCAGG TTTCAGGACTTGTTGTCCCAGACAGGGACCTCTGCTCTGAGTCAGATGGACCCGTCCACCAGTCGCTCCATGGACATGCTCCTGCCCCTGGGAGAGgcaggcaggaggaggagagccaTGGACCAGGACTGCAGTGTGTCCCTGCGCTCCTACAGCGAGAGACCACGCTCTCAT gacagacagagtgacagacataGGGAACCCAGTTTGACCCTTCGGCCGCCTAGCCAGTCTGCCACATACGCTACAGTGTCCGCTTGGCATCACCAGCCTGAGAAACTCATCTTAGAGTCCTGTGGGTATGAGGCCAGT TATTTAGGATCAATGATTATCAGGGATCTACGGGGGATTGAGTCAACTCAAGAAGCCTGTGCCAAAATTAGG AAGTCGAAGGACCATTCAAGAAAGGGTCCTGTTGTCATCCTTTCCATCACCTATAAAGGGGTCAAGTTTATCGACGCAGCCACTAAG ACCATAGTAGCCGAGCATGAGATCAGGAACATCTCCTGTGCGGCCCAGGACCCTGAGGAACTCTGTACCTTCGCCTACATCACCAAGGACAATAAAAGTGGCCACCACTTCTGCCATGTCTTCAGCACTGTAGAAGTG ACCCAGACCTATGAGATCATCCTGACGCTGGGTCAGGCCTTTGAGGTGGCCTATCAGCTGGCTCTCCAGACCAAAGCCAGGCAGTATGTCCCAGTCCCCCCACCATCTCTGGGGTCAGAGGTCATTGAGACCAAATCCAGCCGGCCTACATCACAGCAATGGAGCAGCATGAGGAGATCAACA
- the anks1ab gene encoding ankyrin repeat and SAM domain-containing protein 1A isoform X5 gives MSASLLDADPIYATVDHTAKAEARESTLAVAVPPVRLKPPGDLKLTQSLSKPDSDLLVSPLGEEDGGLNSCCESVANCSSGNKQMERSPSFASEWDEIEKLMNLIGAGIESSNDQQRTTDGACSKALDQPVGEWLEHVGLPQYESKLLLNGFDDLRYMGSNVMEDLDLRDMGITDPGHRKKILHAARSLPKVKALGCDGSTSLSTWLDVLGLQEYLPNFLSSGYRTLDCVKNLWELEIVNVLKIGVLGHRKRIIASLAERPYEEAPTKSQISHRLSQIRFQDLLSQTGTSALSQMDPSTSRSMDMLLPLGEAGRRRRAMDQDCSVSLRSYSERPRSHDRQSDRHREPSLTLRPPSQSATYATVSAWHHQPEKLILESCGYEASYLGSMIIRDLRGIESTQEACAKIRKSKDHSRKGPVVILSITYKGVKFIDAATKTIVAEHEIRNISCAAQDPEELCTFAYITKDNKSGHHFCHVFSTVEVTQTYEIILTLGQAFEVAYQLALQTKARQYVPVPPPSLGSEVIETKSSRPTSQQWSSMRRSTIDPLEMDTDMQSLGSTTWLFNQRDSNKRPVSTKYETTIF, from the exons ATGTCAGCCTCCCTCCTGGACGCTGATCCCATCTATGCCACGGTGGACCACACTGCCAAGGCTGAGGCCAGGGAGTCGACATTGGCTGTGGCTGTCCCTCCAGTCAGGCTGAAGCCTCCGGGGGACCTGAAGTTGACCCAGAGCCTCTCCAAGCCGGACTCAGACCTGTTGGTGTCTCCCCTGGGTGAGGAGGATGGGGGTCTGAACAGCTGCTGTGAGTCTGTGGCTAACTGCAGTTCTGGGAACAAACAGATGGAGAGATCGCCCTCCTTCGCCTCCGAGTGGGATGAG ATTGAGAAGCTCATGAACCTGATTGGAGCAGGCATCGAGTCATCCAATGACCAGCAGCGCACCACAG ATGGGGCCTGCAGCAAAGCCCTGGACCAGCCTGTGGGAGAGTGGCTGGAGCATGTGGGGCTGCCGCAGTACGAGAGCAAGCTGCTGCTTAATGGCTTTGACGACCTACGCTACATG GGCAGTAACGTGATGGAGGACTTGGACCTTAGAGATATGGGAATCACTGACCCTGGACACAGAAAGAAGATCCTCCACGCAGCACGCAGCTTGCCCAAG GTGAAGGCCCTGGGCTGTGATGgcagcacctctctctccacctggtTGGATGTGCTAGGTCTGCAGGAGTACCTGCCTAACTTCCTGTCTAGCGGCTACCGTACCTTGGACTGTGTGAAGAACCTATGGGAATTGGAGATTGTCAAC GTGTTGAAAATCGGCGTTCTGGGCCACAGGAAGAGGATCATAGCGTCTCTGGCAGAGCGGCCCTATGAGGAGGCCCCGACCAAATCACAGATCTCTCACCGTCTCTCACAGATCAGG TTTCAGGACTTGTTGTCCCAGACAGGGACCTCTGCTCTGAGTCAGATGGACCCGTCCACCAGTCGCTCCATGGACATGCTCCTGCCCCTGGGAGAGgcaggcaggaggaggagagccaTGGACCAGGACTGCAGTGTGTCCCTGCGCTCCTACAGCGAGAGACCACGCTCTCAT gacagacagagtgacagacataGGGAACCCAGTTTGACCCTTCGGCCGCCTAGCCAGTCTGCCACATACGCTACAGTGTCCGCTTGGCATCACCAGCCTGAGAAACTCATCTTAGAGTCCTGTGGGTATGAGGCCAGT TATTTAGGATCAATGATTATCAGGGATCTACGGGGGATTGAGTCAACTCAAGAAGCCTGTGCCAAAATTAGG AAGTCGAAGGACCATTCAAGAAAGGGTCCTGTTGTCATCCTTTCCATCACCTATAAAGGGGTCAAGTTTATCGACGCAGCCACTAAG ACCATAGTAGCCGAGCATGAGATCAGGAACATCTCCTGTGCGGCCCAGGACCCTGAGGAACTCTGTACCTTCGCCTACATCACCAAGGACAATAAAAGTGGCCACCACTTCTGCCATGTCTTCAGCACTGTAGAAGTG ACCCAGACCTATGAGATCATCCTGACGCTGGGTCAGGCCTTTGAGGTGGCCTATCAGCTGGCTCTCCAGACCAAAGCCAGGCAGTATGTCCCAGTCCCCCCACCATCTCTGGGGTCAGAGGTCATTGAGACCAAATCCAGCCGGCCTACATCACAGCAATGGAGCAGCATGAGGAGATCAACA